GCTCGACAGGCGCTCGCGCAAATTCGGGAACAATTCGAAAATCGTGTCGACGCTAAGCCCGCCCGGGGCCACTTGCGGCGGCAGCATGAGATTCTCTTTGACGTCGAGCGAGGCGAAGATGCCGCGCTCTTCGGGGCAGAAGGCAAGGCCCAGGCGCGCGATCTTGTGCGACGGCATCCCGATCGTCTCGGTTCCTTCGAACGCGATCTTGCCTTTGCGGTTCGAAACGATTCCCATGATCGATTTCATGGTCGTGGTCTTGCCGGCCCCGTTGCGACCCAGCAGCGTGACCACTTCGCCTTTGGCGATGTTGAATTTCACGCCGTGCAGGATATGGCTCTCGCCGTACCACGCGTGCAGATCGTCGACCGCAAGCATCGGCGCCACCATCGTCTCAGCCATGGCCGGCCCCCATGTAGGCCTGGACGACGTCAGGGTTCTTCGAAACCGTTTCGTAGTTGCCTTCGGCCAAAACTTCGCCGCGCGCAAGGACGGTGATCGTGTCGGAGAGATCGGCCACGACCGAGAGATTGTGCTCGACCATCAGCACCGTGCGTCCTTGCGCCACGCGCTTGATGAGAGCGGCGATGCGGCCGACGTCTTCGTGGCCCATGCCGGCGGTGGGCTCGTCGAGCAGCATCATTTCGGGATCGAGGGCGAGCGTGGTCGCGATCTCGAGCGCGCGCTTGCGCCCGTACGGCATTTCGACGGCGATCGTGTCGGCAAATTCCGAGAGGCCGACCCAGTCGATCAATTCGCGCGCGCGGTCGTTGTACTGGTCGAGCACGCGCTCGGAGCGCCAGAAATCGAACGAGCTGCCGCGCTGGCGCTGCAGCGCCACGCGCACGTTTTCGAGCACGCTCAGATGCGGGAAGACGGCCGAAATCTGGAACGAGCGCACGAGGCCTTGGCGCGCAATGTCGGCGGGTTTGAGACGCGTGATGTCGCGGCCGTTGTAGCGGATGACGCCGCGCGTGGGATCGAGGAATTTGGTGAGCAGGTTGAAGCAGGTGGTTTTGCCGGCCCCGTTTGGGCCGATCAGCGCATGGATCGAATTGCGCTTCACCTGCAAGGAGACGCCGTTCACGGCGACGAAGCCGCGGAATTCCTTGGTCAAGGCTTCGGTTTCGAGAATGAAGTCTGCCACGTGGGGGGCGTCCGTTTCCCTGTGTGTCGTCCGCGCTTGCCTGTTATCCCGCGCGCGGTCCCATCGTGGTATCAGATGGCGGGGGCGCCATGCAATCGTGATAGACGCCTAAAAAATGGACAATCTTTCAAGCTGTAAAGAAGATTTGCGGCAAATTAATCTAATTTTAGACTTTTTGCGCTATTTGACGTTTAGACTGTCCTGATTCTTGGAATGGCAAAGGGAAACGAGGGCATGCCGCCGCAGTTCGAGACTTGCCGCGTCGGGCTGGTTCAGATCAACAACAGCTTCTCGGGCCAGAATTATCTGCCCTATGCGGCGGGGTTGCTCGAGGCCTATGTGCGCAAATATGCGCGCGCACCCGAACGTTTCGAATTCATGTTGCCGCTCTACAAGCGCCAGCGTGTGGAAGAAGCGGTCGATGCGCTGATCGCGGCCGACGTAATCGGTTTCTCGACCTATGTCTGGAACTTCAAATTGTCGCTGGCGATCGCCAAGCGCCTCAAGGAACGCAAGCCTTCGATCTTGATCGTGTTCGGCGGTCCGCACGTGCCCGATCGCTGCGAGCCTTTCTTGCGCGAGCATCCTTACGTCGACGTTGCGGTGAACGGCGAGGGCGAGCTTGCGTTCTTGAAGCTGCTCGAAGCCTGGCCCGCGCGCGAATGGGCCGGCATCGCCAACCTCTCCTACATCGCCGACGGCAAATTCACGGTCCAGGCCAAGGGCCCGCGCATCCGCGAATTGGCGGACGTGCCTTCGCCCTATCTCGAGGGCACGTTTGCGCCGCTGATGAAGGCCAAGACCGACGAGAACTGGATCGTGCTGTGGGAGACCAACCGCGGCTGCCCGTTCCAATGCACCTTCTGCGACTGGGGCTCGGCTACACAGGCCAAAGTGTTCCAGTTCGATTTGGCGCGTCTCGAAGCCGAGATCGCGTGGTTCGCCGAGGCCAAGATCGAGTTCATCTTCTGCTGCGACGCCAATTTCGGCATCCTCGCGCGCGACATCCAATTGGCCGAAGCCTTGGCGCGTTCGAAAGCGCAAGTGGGCTATCCCAAAGCCGTGTCGGTGCAGAACACCAAAAACGCGACGGATCGCGCGTATCTCACGCAGAAAATCCTGTCGGATGCGGGCATGAACAAGGGCGTCACGCTGTCGATGCAGTCGCTCGATCCGGGTACCCTCAAAGCCATCAAGCGCCAGAACATCGCGCTCGACACCTACGAAGAATTGCAGCGCCGCTTCACGCGCGACCGCGTCGAAACCTATTCGGATTTGATCCTGGGCCTGCCCGGCGAGACGTTCGACAGCTGGGTCGACGGCATTGTGTGGCTGATGGACAACGGCCAGCACAACCGCATCCAATTCAACAATCTCTCGATCCTACCCAATGCCGAGATGGGCGATCCCGCCTACCA
Above is a genomic segment from Magnetospirillum sp. containing:
- a CDS encoding ABC transporter ATP-binding protein, translated to MAETMVAPMLAVDDLHAWYGESHILHGVKFNIAKGEVVTLLGRNGAGKTTTMKSIMGIVSNRKGKIAFEGTETIGMPSHKIARLGLAFCPEERGIFASLDVKENLMLPPQVAPGGLSVDTIFELFPNLRERLSSQGTKLSGGEQQMLAIGRILRTGAKLLLLDEPTEGLAPVIVQQIGATIRRLKKDGFTILLVEQNFRFAATVADRHYVMEHGHIVDEFANRDLDANMDKLHEYLGV
- a CDS encoding ABC transporter ATP-binding protein, producing MADFILETEALTKEFRGFVAVNGVSLQVKRNSIHALIGPNGAGKTTCFNLLTKFLDPTRGVIRYNGRDITRLKPADIARQGLVRSFQISAVFPHLSVLENVRVALQRQRGSSFDFWRSERVLDQYNDRARELIDWVGLSEFADTIAVEMPYGRKRALEIATTLALDPEMMLLDEPTAGMGHEDVGRIAALIKRVAQGRTVLMVEHNLSVVADLSDTITVLARGEVLAEGNYETVSKNPDVVQAYMGAGHG
- a CDS encoding cobalamin-dependent protein (Presence of a B(12) (cobalamin)-binding domain implies dependence on cobalamin itself, in one of its several forms, or in some unusual lineages, dependence on a cobalamin-like analog.), coding for MPPQFETCRVGLVQINNSFSGQNYLPYAAGLLEAYVRKYARAPERFEFMLPLYKRQRVEEAVDALIAADVIGFSTYVWNFKLSLAIAKRLKERKPSILIVFGGPHVPDRCEPFLREHPYVDVAVNGEGELAFLKLLEAWPAREWAGIANLSYIADGKFTVQAKGPRIRELADVPSPYLEGTFAPLMKAKTDENWIVLWETNRGCPFQCTFCDWGSATQAKVFQFDLARLEAEIAWFAEAKIEFIFCCDANFGILARDIQLAEALARSKAQVGYPKAVSVQNTKNATDRAYLTQKILSDAGMNKGVTLSMQSLDPGTLKAIKRQNIALDTYEELQRRFTRDRVETYSDLILGLPGETFDSWVDGIVWLMDNGQHNRIQFNNLSILPNAEMGDPAYQAKFGMRTVETRIVNIHGALEVDPDGIYEVQDLVVETGAMPAADWRRARSYAWMTALVHYNKLLQIPILVAHEKCAVPYRRLLDAFFEADRGLYPTFGAIRAFFDDYALQIQNGEVEYVYSAEWLGIHWPADEFVFIDLVKNGKLDAFYEEAERLIFAAIAGNRALVPRETVADALRLNRALVKEPGALADLDVRLASDLYPYYRAILEGRREDLADEAVVYRIARSQETWPRFEDWCREVVWYGNKKGAYLYGNKAMARHLAGHF